A genome region from Serinus canaria isolate serCan28SL12 chromosome 19, serCan2020, whole genome shotgun sequence includes the following:
- the DUSP14 gene encoding dual specificity protein phosphatase 14, with translation MTSRSHNSLPRTLMAPRMLSEGALGGIAQITPSLYLSRGSVASNRHLLLSRGITCIINATIEIPNFNWPQFEYVKVPLADMPNAPISLYFDSVADKIQSVARKHGAALVHCAAGVSRSATLCIAFLMKYHKVSLFDAYNWVKARRPVIRPNVGFWRQLIDYERKLFGKTTVKMVQTPYGIIPDVYERERRPLMPYWGI, from the coding sequence ATGACCTCCAGAAGCCACAACTCCCTGCCGAGAACTCTGATGGCTCCGCGCATGCTCTCGGAAGGCGCCCTGGGGGGCATCGCCCAGATCACGCCCTCGCTGTACCTGAGCCGGGGCAGCGTGGCCTCCAACCGGCACCTGCTGCTGTCCCGGGGCATCACCTGCATCATCAACGCCACCATCGAGATCCCCAACTTCAACTGGCCCCAGTTTGAGTACGTCAAAGTGCCTTTGGCCGACATGCCCAACGCGCCCATCTCGCTGTACTTCGACAGCGTGGCCGACAAGATCCAGAGCGTGGCGCGGAAGCACGGGGCCGCGCTGGTGCACTGCGCCGCCGGCGTCAGCAGGTCGGCCACGCTCTGCATCGCCTTCCTCATGAAGTACCACAAGGTCTCCCTCTTCGACGCCTACAACTGGGTGAAGGCGCGGCGCCCCGTGATCCGGCCCAACGTGGGCTTCTGGAGGCAGCTGATAGACTACGAGAGGAAGCTCTTTGGGAAGACCACGGTTAAAATGGTACAGACGCCCTACGGCATCATCCCGGACGTTTACGAGAGAGAGAGGAGACCCCTGATGCCTTACTGGGGAATTTAA